Proteins encoded by one window of Cylindrospermum stagnale PCC 7417:
- a CDS encoding M24 family metallopeptidase: MNQEVSTKLGLIRQTLNETEAQGLRLRRTDWFAWATAGASNTVLLTSETGVAEILVTPQDAWVLTDEIEAQRLQDEELPKNFKLHINPWADIKARESFVRDATAGGEVLSDAPISHLEKPLPPSLRAYKRVLISSELERYRQVGQKASIAMTEVLKAAQPTWTEYQLAGAGADALWTQGLHPALTLVAGERRLPLYRHATPTGEQIGRQAMLVFCARGYGLYANLTRFVCFGALSHESAKLHRHVCEIEAVALNSSQPGTSLNAVYHALAQAYEQQGFPHAIRQHHQGGTTGYLAREIVANPTTTDKLTENMAIAWNPSLVGAKIEDTFVIHGHGKLENLTFDPNFPSVEVEGRLRPVPLER, encoded by the coding sequence ATGAACCAAGAAGTCTCCACAAAGCTCGGCTTAATCAGGCAAACCCTAAACGAAACTGAGGCACAAGGCTTACGTCTACGCCGTACAGATTGGTTTGCTTGGGCGACTGCTGGCGCTTCTAACACCGTGCTGCTAACCTCTGAAACAGGCGTAGCAGAAATATTAGTAACTCCCCAAGACGCTTGGGTATTAACCGATGAAATTGAAGCCCAGCGTTTACAAGATGAAGAACTGCCAAAAAATTTTAAACTGCACATCAACCCCTGGGCTGATATTAAAGCCCGTGAGTCCTTTGTGCGTGATGCTACTGCCGGCGGGGAAGTTTTGAGTGATGCCCCAATTTCTCATCTAGAGAAACCATTACCCCCCTCTCTGCGAGCTTATAAACGCGTACTCATTTCAAGTGAGCTAGAGCGATATCGCCAAGTCGGGCAAAAAGCAAGCATTGCCATGACAGAAGTACTTAAGGCCGCCCAGCCTACCTGGACAGAATATCAATTAGCAGGTGCCGGCGCAGACGCATTGTGGACACAAGGCTTGCATCCAGCCCTGACGCTGGTAGCAGGTGAGAGGCGTTTGCCACTCTACCGTCATGCTACACCCACTGGTGAACAGATTGGACGGCAAGCAATGCTGGTATTCTGCGCTAGAGGATATGGTTTGTATGCGAATCTCACCCGATTTGTGTGTTTTGGTGCGCTTTCACACGAGTCCGCCAAATTACACCGCCATGTCTGCGAAATAGAAGCAGTAGCCTTGAATTCATCCCAACCGGGAACTTCTCTCAACGCAGTTTATCACGCCCTAGCTCAAGCTTATGAACAGCAAGGATTTCCCCATGCCATCCGCCAACATCACCAGGGAGGAACCACAGGCTATTTAGCGCGAGAAATTGTGGCAAATCCCACTACCACTGATAAGTTGACAGAAAACATGGCCATAGCCTGGAATCCAAGTTTAGTAGGCGCAAAGATTGAAGACACTTTCGTCATTCATGGCCATGGAAAGTTGGAAAATCTAACTTTTGACCCCAATTTCCCCAGCGTCGAGGTAGAAGGAAGATTGCGCCCTGTGCCATTAGAGAGATGA
- a CDS encoding family 1 glycosylhydrolase, protein MKTKLPLEMWAGVECTLNRVGDEYFDQMKRNGHFTRLDDLELFAQLGIKAIRYPVLWEQIAANGLENLDWSWADVRLGRLRELGINPIVGLVHHGSGPRYTSLVDPNFPEKLAEFARAVAERYPWVTHYTPINEPLTTARFSGMYGHWYPHGRDNLTFARALLGQCRAIALSMQAIREINFSAQLVQTEDLGKIYSTPKLAYQAEFENERRWLSFDLLCGQVTPNHPMWDYLRYCGINEAELEVFCQNTCPPEIIGINHYLTSDRFLDENLEKYPASAHGGNEQDKYADVEAVRVCAEGAAGPRSLLKEAWFRYHLPLAVTEVHLNCTREEQLRWLCEVWNAAQELQNEGVDVRAVTAWALLGTYDWNSLVTRWVGNYESGVFDLRSPSPRPTAIAKIISDLATGRKPNHPILDTPGWWHRQERLLYPPVSCGVESGEVRRNSPLSPRSRPLAIVGARGTLGKAFARLCEARGISYHLLTRQELDIANPASVYAVLTELQPWAVVNAAGYVRVDDAEREPHLCIRINTFGAEILATACQKNNIALLTFSSDLVFDGASTNPYVETDAVAPLNVYGHSKALAEELVLQANPASLVIRTSAFFSPWDDYNFVTIALRQLSAGNTFFAAEDAIVSPTYVPDLVHASLDLLIDGETGLWHLANKSAVFNLTQGIAWVDLVRLAAKQAGVSVKNLIAMPTRELGLIAPRPNYSVLGSSRGELMPCLDSAISRYLEEIS, encoded by the coding sequence ATGAAAACAAAACTGCCCTTAGAAATGTGGGCTGGTGTCGAGTGTACCCTTAATCGTGTGGGTGATGAGTATTTTGACCAGATGAAGCGCAACGGTCATTTTACACGCTTGGATGACCTGGAGTTATTTGCCCAATTGGGGATAAAGGCGATTCGCTACCCAGTGTTGTGGGAGCAAATTGCAGCTAATGGGCTAGAGAATCTTGACTGGTCTTGGGCGGATGTGCGGTTGGGGAGATTACGGGAACTCGGCATTAATCCGATTGTGGGCTTGGTGCATCATGGCAGTGGGCCGCGTTACACCAGCTTGGTAGATCCAAATTTTCCAGAGAAATTAGCAGAGTTTGCCCGTGCGGTTGCAGAACGCTATCCTTGGGTAACTCATTACACGCCGATAAATGAACCGTTAACAACGGCGCGATTTAGTGGGATGTATGGTCATTGGTATCCCCACGGTCGGGATAATTTAACTTTTGCCCGTGCTTTGTTGGGGCAGTGTCGTGCGATCGCACTTTCAATGCAGGCAATCCGAGAAATTAATTTTAGCGCTCAACTCGTACAAACCGAAGATTTAGGTAAAATTTACAGTACACCAAAGCTGGCTTATCAAGCCGAATTTGAAAACGAGCGTCGCTGGTTGAGCTTTGATTTATTGTGTGGTCAAGTTACCCCAAATCATCCCATGTGGGATTACTTGCGCTACTGTGGCATCAATGAAGCTGAACTTGAGGTTTTTTGCCAAAACACTTGTCCGCCGGAGATTATCGGCATTAATCATTATCTGACAAGCGATCGCTTTTTGGATGAAAACTTAGAAAAATATCCAGCTTCGGCTCATGGAGGCAATGAGCAGGATAAGTATGCAGATGTAGAGGCGGTGCGAGTTTGTGCTGAAGGTGCAGCAGGCCCGCGCTCATTGCTCAAAGAAGCATGGTTTCGCTATCATCTGCCGCTGGCTGTGACTGAAGTTCACCTCAACTGCACCCGTGAAGAGCAGTTACGTTGGCTTTGTGAAGTCTGGAATGCGGCGCAGGAATTACAAAATGAAGGTGTAGATGTCCGTGCTGTCACAGCTTGGGCACTTTTGGGAACTTACGATTGGAATAGCTTAGTAACCCGCTGGGTTGGTAACTACGAATCAGGTGTGTTTGATTTGCGTTCTCCAAGCCCCAGACCGACAGCAATTGCCAAGATCATAAGTGATTTAGCTACAGGGCGCAAACCCAATCACCCAATACTTGACACACCAGGATGGTGGCATCGGCAAGAGCGTTTACTATACCCACCAGTAAGTTGCGGTGTAGAGTCAGGGGAAGTTAGACGAAATTCTCCCTTGTCTCCCCGCTCACGTCCCCTAGCCATTGTCGGGGCAAGAGGAACTTTGGGCAAGGCTTTTGCGCGGTTGTGCGAAGCGAGAGGAATTTCTTACCACCTACTGACACGCCAAGAACTAGACATTGCCAATCCTGCCTCTGTCTATGCAGTGCTTACCGAGTTGCAGCCATGGGCAGTTGTGAACGCTGCTGGATATGTGCGGGTGGATGATGCCGAGCGCGAACCGCATCTTTGCATCCGGATAAACACTTTTGGTGCAGAAATTTTAGCTACTGCTTGCCAGAAAAATAATATAGCGCTGCTGACTTTCTCCTCAGACTTGGTATTTGATGGTGCTTCAACTAACCCCTATGTAGAAACTGATGCCGTCGCCCCTCTAAATGTGTATGGACACAGCAAAGCTTTAGCCGAGGAACTGGTCTTGCAGGCTAATCCCGCATCTTTAGTAATTCGCACCAGTGCATTCTTTAGCCCTTGGGATGATTATAACTTTGTCACAATTGCCTTGCGTCAACTCAGTGCTGGTAATACTTTTTTCGCTGCTGAGGATGCGATCGTTTCGCCTACTTACGTGCCGGATCTCGTCCATGCTAGCCTCGATTTACTGATTGATGGTGAGACCGGTTTGTGGCACTTGGCAAACAAAAGTGCTGTATTCAACCTTACACAAGGTATCGCCTGGGTTGACCTAGTACGCTTGGCGGCGAAACAAGCCGGCGTTAGTGTGAAAAATTTAATTGCCATGCCTACAAGAGAACTTGGTTTAATCGCTCCCCGTCCAAATTACAGCGTTCTCGGTAGCAGTCGCGGCGAATTAATGCCTTGCCTTGATAGTGCAATTTCCCGCTACTTGGAAGAAATCAGCTAG
- the galT gene encoding galactose-1-phosphate uridylyltransferase, which yields MYSHKLLKPDGRQLTLYGRHPIAENIAATSPSNEPVQANPHLRWHPLRGEWVAYASHRQGRTFMPPPEYNPLAPTSNPEFPTELPQGKYDVAVFDNRFPSMTVVAQNPPDCIVDTLPANGACEVVVFTQDAQASLSSLELEHLDLLLQVWGDRTRELGANPQIQYVLPFENKGVEVGVTLHHPHGQIYAYPFIPPVPAKMLERQRWYYREHQQGLLADLIQQEIADKQRIIYQDENAIAFVPVCARYPYEVWIAPIQPVSSFIELTPEQRWGLAKALKTVTLKYDGLWNRPFPYLMAWFQAPTDALSHPEAHLHAELYPPYRTKEKLKYLAGTELAAGMFANDALPEEKAKELQAVAVNIEMPTLV from the coding sequence ATGTACTCCCACAAGCTGTTAAAGCCGGATGGACGCCAACTGACGTTGTACGGACGGCATCCAATAGCTGAGAATATTGCAGCTACTAGCCCTAGTAATGAACCAGTGCAGGCGAATCCTCATCTGCGCTGGCATCCCTTGCGGGGCGAATGGGTAGCTTATGCGAGTCACCGTCAAGGGCGGACTTTCATGCCACCCCCAGAATATAACCCCCTCGCACCCACCAGCAATCCTGAGTTTCCGACCGAACTGCCTCAAGGTAAATATGATGTAGCGGTGTTCGATAACCGCTTTCCCTCGATGACAGTAGTAGCGCAAAATCCGCCTGATTGCATCGTGGACACATTACCTGCCAATGGAGCCTGTGAGGTGGTGGTTTTTACCCAAGATGCCCAGGCTTCTCTGAGTTCTTTGGAGTTGGAACATTTGGATTTGCTGTTGCAAGTTTGGGGCGATCGCACCCGCGAACTCGGAGCAAATCCCCAAATTCAATATGTACTACCGTTTGAGAATAAAGGCGTAGAAGTGGGTGTGACTTTACATCATCCCCACGGGCAAATTTACGCCTATCCTTTTATTCCACCTGTGCCGGCAAAAATGCTGGAAAGGCAGCGGTGGTACTATCGAGAACATCAACAGGGTTTGCTGGCAGATTTAATTCAACAAGAAATTGCCGACAAGCAGCGGATTATTTATCAGGATGAAAATGCGATCGCCTTTGTCCCAGTTTGCGCTCGTTACCCTTATGAAGTTTGGATCGCGCCAATTCAGCCAGTTAGCAGCTTTATCGAACTTACCCCAGAACAACGTTGGGGACTTGCCAAAGCCTTAAAAACCGTCACTCTCAAATATGACGGTTTGTGGAATCGCCCGTTTCCCTACTTGATGGCTTGGTTTCAAGCACCGACTGACGCTTTATCACATCCCGAAGCACATTTACACGCAGAGTTGTATCCACCATATCGAACAAAAGAAAAGCTGAAATATCTAGCAGGAACAGAACTTGCAGCCGGAATGTTTGCCAATGATGCTTTACCAGAAGAAAAAGCCAAAGAATTACAAGCGGTAGCCGTGAACATTGAAATGCCAACTTTGGTTTAA
- the galK gene encoding galactokinase: MNFQQIFGKPPETQASAPGRVNLLGEHTDYNDGFVLPTAIPQSTTVQIGFSRDGQHHLYSDNLNERVDILEINYTPSGFASYIFGCIEVLKKAEYTIPPLSLYVNSLVPMGSGLSSSAALEVATIRAVRQLLDLPIDDVEVAQLAQQAEIHYVGVHCGIMDQMASSLADTEHLLFLDTRTLERCLIPFPDKAEIVVIDSGVPRTLATSGYNQRRAECEEAAHLLGVAALRDITDVKATEALPEPLRRRARHVVTENNRVLEVLEGVSSQRFGELMNASHASLRDDYEVSIPALDTLVEILQQTEGVFGARLTGAGFGGACVALVASGETKAMSATNALKKYNQAGYQGRILVPVADFE; this comes from the coding sequence ATGAATTTCCAACAAATCTTCGGTAAACCACCCGAAACTCAAGCCAGTGCGCCAGGAAGAGTAAACCTACTCGGCGAACATACTGACTATAATGATGGCTTCGTGCTACCGACTGCAATTCCCCAAAGCACAACTGTACAAATAGGTTTTAGTCGCGATGGACAACATCACCTTTACTCAGACAATTTAAACGAGCGAGTGGATATTTTAGAAATTAATTATACGCCGTCTGGATTTGCTAGTTATATTTTTGGCTGTATCGAGGTTTTGAAAAAAGCAGAATACACAATTCCACCGCTGTCTTTATACGTCAACTCCTTGGTTCCTATGGGTTCGGGTTTGTCTAGCAGCGCAGCTTTAGAAGTAGCAACCATTAGGGCTGTGCGCCAACTTCTTGATCTGCCGATTGATGATGTAGAAGTTGCCCAACTTGCACAGCAAGCCGAAATTCATTATGTTGGCGTGCACTGCGGCATTATGGATCAGATGGCTTCCAGCCTCGCTGACACTGAACATCTTTTGTTTTTAGATACTCGTACCCTAGAACGCTGTTTGATTCCTTTTCCTGACAAAGCAGAAATTGTCGTCATCGATAGCGGCGTACCTCGCACACTGGCAACTAGCGGCTATAACCAGCGTCGTGCGGAGTGCGAAGAAGCGGCGCATCTACTAGGAGTCGCCGCCCTACGAGATATTACTGATGTTAAGGCAACAGAAGCGTTACCTGAACCACTAAGACGCCGCGCCCGCCATGTAGTTACAGAAAATAACCGTGTTCTAGAGGTTTTAGAGGGAGTATCATCTCAACGCTTCGGCGAATTGATGAACGCATCCCACGCTAGTTTGCGAGACGATTACGAAGTTTCCATACCAGCTTTGGATACGTTAGTAGAAATTTTGCAGCAAACCGAAGGAGTGTTTGGTGCCAGGTTAACAGGTGCAGGCTTTGGTGGGGCTTGTGTTGCTTTGGTGGCATCAGGTGAAACAAAAGCAATGTCTGCAACTAATGCCCTGAAAAAATACAACCAAGCAGGTTATCAGGGGCGAATTTTGGTTCCCGTTGCCGATTTTGAATGA
- a CDS encoding DUF2103 domain-containing protein: protein MGRTTDGRLVWNHSTHIPGLIPILERLCQRDEIQTVTPGVIGRVKGHCPKMQLRVSVPIRGGYKVIARLGKTVQEVFIVTNLQQDHLEMAIAHAMKL, encoded by the coding sequence ATGGGCAGAACCACGGATGGCAGACTAGTTTGGAATCACTCAACCCACATTCCTGGTCTCATACCCATTTTAGAACGTCTGTGTCAGCGGGATGAAATTCAAACTGTGACACCAGGCGTGATTGGCAGGGTAAAAGGTCATTGTCCGAAAATGCAACTGCGTGTGTCTGTACCGATTCGGGGAGGCTATAAGGTGATTGCCCGGCTGGGTAAAACAGTGCAAGAGGTATTTATCGTCACCAATCTACAGCAGGATCATCTGGAAATGGCGATCGCTCACGCCATGAAACTCTAA
- a CDS encoding glycoside hydrolase family 2 protein — protein MNLLNLDIRAVELSANTVEQKIFGLRDTTYPRPQLQRSQWQSLNGQWKFAFDDEGRCAQPSDLSQWTHHIEVPFAPESTKSGIGDPSFHSNCWYEREFATPSGEGRLLLHFGAVDYRARVWVNGQYMAEHEGGHTPFTIDITPVLNDSGQTLVTVWAQDDAHDLAKPRGKQDWQLVPHSIWYPRTSGIWQTVWVERVGTTYIDHIRWTPDFERWELSCYVALAGDVPVCGVQMKVKLSVGDYVLANDTYEVFNGEISRRITFADPGIDDYRNELLWSPEKPTLIDAEIQLFYQNQLLDQVRSYTAMRTVSIQRDRFMLNGRPYYLRLVLDQGYWPDSLMTAPDDDALRRDVELAKAMGFNGVRKHQKIEDPRFLYWADVLGLLVWEEMPSAYRFTHKAVERMTHEWTEVINRDVNHPCIVAWVPFNESWGVPNLVETAAHRNYVLAMYHLTKTLDPSRPVISNDGWESTDTDILAIHDYDTKPQQLAQRYGPEVKLSDLFERKRPGGRILTLDNYPHQGQPMMLTEFGGIAYAALGQPDADKAWGYERCSNISELEMKYAALLETVNNIEMFSGFCYTQFSDTFQEANGLLYADRTPKFPLEAICAATRLGQRLCTPTSC, from the coding sequence ATGAATTTGTTAAATTTGGATATTCGTGCGGTTGAATTATCCGCTAATACTGTTGAGCAAAAGATTTTTGGTTTAAGAGACACAACATATCCACGTCCGCAGTTGCAGCGATCGCAGTGGCAAAGCCTTAACGGTCAGTGGAAGTTCGCATTTGACGATGAGGGAAGATGCGCCCAACCCAGCGACCTTAGCCAATGGACTCATCATATAGAAGTTCCCTTTGCTCCCGAATCTACCAAAAGTGGGATTGGCGATCCAAGTTTTCACTCAAACTGCTGGTATGAGCGGGAATTTGCAACGCCATCGGGTGAAGGTAGACTACTGTTGCACTTTGGGGCTGTAGACTATCGCGCTCGTGTGTGGGTGAACGGTCAATATATGGCTGAACATGAAGGTGGGCATACCCCCTTCACCATCGATATTACCCCCGTATTAAATGACAGTGGACAAACCTTGGTGACAGTTTGGGCCCAAGACGATGCTCACGACCTTGCTAAACCTCGTGGTAAGCAAGATTGGCAGTTGGTACCACACAGTATTTGGTATCCCCGCACGAGTGGTATTTGGCAGACTGTCTGGGTTGAGCGCGTAGGCACAACTTATATAGATCACATCCGCTGGACTCCTGACTTCGAGCGGTGGGAACTCAGTTGTTATGTGGCCCTTGCTGGGGATGTGCCAGTTTGCGGCGTTCAAATGAAGGTGAAACTGAGCGTTGGCGATTATGTGCTAGCAAACGATACTTATGAAGTTTTCAATGGGGAAATTAGCCGCCGGATCACCTTTGCCGATCCGGGAATTGATGACTACCGAAACGAATTACTTTGGAGTCCGGAAAAGCCGACCTTGATTGATGCCGAAATTCAGTTGTTTTACCAAAACCAACTGCTGGATCAGGTAAGGTCATACACAGCAATGCGGACGGTAAGCATACAACGCGATCGCTTTATGCTCAATGGTCGTCCCTACTATTTGCGGTTGGTTCTCGATCAAGGTTACTGGCCAGATTCACTAATGACCGCACCCGACGATGATGCCTTGCGACGCGATGTCGAACTCGCCAAAGCGATGGGTTTCAACGGAGTACGTAAGCACCAAAAAATTGAAGACCCACGATTTTTATATTGGGCAGATGTATTAGGGTTGTTAGTATGGGAAGAGATGCCCAGCGCCTATCGTTTTACCCATAAAGCAGTAGAACGTATGACCCACGAGTGGACTGAGGTAATCAACCGAGATGTTAACCACCCGTGTATTGTCGCCTGGGTACCTTTTAATGAATCCTGGGGAGTGCCAAATTTAGTTGAGACGGCAGCTCACAGAAACTACGTCTTGGCAATGTATCACCTGACCAAAACTCTCGATCCGTCTCGCCCAGTGATTAGTAATGATGGCTGGGAAAGTACAGATACTGACATTCTCGCTATTCATGACTACGACACCAAACCCCAGCAATTAGCTCAACGCTATGGCCCTGAAGTTAAACTATCGGATCTGTTTGAGCGTAAGCGTCCTGGAGGACGCATCCTCACCCTAGATAACTATCCACACCAGGGACAACCAATGATGCTGACTGAGTTCGGTGGTATTGCCTATGCCGCTCTTGGACAGCCTGATGCAGATAAAGCTTGGGGATATGAGCGCTGCTCAAATATCTCCGAGCTAGAAATGAAATATGCCGCTCTCCTGGAAACCGTCAACAACATTGAAATGTTCAGCGGTTTCTGTTACACGCAATTCTCAGATACCTTTCAAGAAGCAAATGGTTTGTTGTACGCCGATCGCACGCCGAAATTTCCCCTTGAGGCGATTTGTGCTGCAACCCGACTAGGACAAAGATTATGTACTCCCACAAGCTGTTAA
- the glf gene encoding UDP-galactopyranose mutase, producing the protein MASEKAQRKKNGASHIVSSKLSEAKRSELAESQLSGTSSNLSSFDKNFQTIEVFTDTADIVCLSHLRWNFVYQRPQHLLSRCAQGKRVFFIEEPIFSFEQVRQLDISQDPSGVVVVVPHLPQGLSEEAVNANLQILIDGFFAEHKISKYICWYYTPMAIAFTRHLQPQAVVYDCMDELSGFQGAPPALKTYEAELFRRADVVFTGGQSLYEHKAHQHPNIYAFPSSVDVPHFAQARKLKAEPAPQAHIPHPRIGFFGVVDERMDIELLGGIAKARPDWHLVIIGPVVKIDPSLLPQSENIHYLGGKDYQQLPAYLAGWDLAMLPFARNESTRFISPTKTPEYLAAGKPVVSTSIRDVVRPYGETKLVRIADTVAEFVIAAEQAMQEDTKASGWLSRVDAFLEQISWDRTWASMMKLIDSAIATRQKEDKNHHQGAIAGKQSPKIITRDFAFDYLIVGAGFSGSVIAERLASQSGKKVLIVDKRNHIGGNAYDHYDDHGILVHKYGPHIFHTNSREIFEYLSRFTQWRSYEHRVLASVDGQLVPIPINLDTINKLYGMDLNTFEVEDFFKALAEPKEYIYTSEDVVVSKVGRVLYEKFFRGYTRKQWGLDPSELDKSVIARIPTRSNRDDRYFTDTYQAMPLHGFTRMFEKILAHPNIKVMLNTDYREIKQAIPCGEMVYTGPVDEFFDYRYGKLPYRSLDFQHETHNVPVYQPAPVINYPNEHLYTRVTEFKYLTGQEHSKTSIVYEFPKAQGDPYYPVPRPENQEIYKKYKALADATPGIHFVGRLATYKYYNMDQCVAQALSVYKQIAVKA; encoded by the coding sequence ATGGCAAGCGAAAAAGCTCAAAGAAAAAAGAACGGTGCTAGCCATATTGTGTCGTCAAAGCTGAGTGAAGCAAAGCGATCTGAGCTAGCCGAATCGCAATTATCAGGTACATCGTCGAATTTATCTTCATTCGATAAAAACTTTCAAACAATAGAAGTCTTTACAGATACGGCTGATATAGTCTGCCTATCTCATTTGCGTTGGAATTTCGTCTATCAAAGACCGCAACATCTTTTAAGTCGCTGTGCTCAAGGAAAGCGTGTATTCTTTATTGAGGAACCAATTTTTAGCTTTGAACAGGTGCGGCAGTTGGATATCAGCCAAGATCCGAGTGGGGTAGTGGTTGTGGTGCCACATCTACCGCAAGGTTTAAGTGAGGAAGCTGTAAACGCCAATTTACAAATTCTGATCGATGGCTTTTTTGCGGAGCATAAAATTAGCAAGTATATCTGCTGGTACTACACACCAATGGCGATCGCATTTACGCGCCACTTGCAACCCCAGGCGGTAGTCTACGATTGCATGGATGAATTATCTGGATTCCAGGGAGCGCCACCCGCTTTAAAGACTTACGAAGCTGAACTATTCCGCCGTGCAGACGTAGTGTTTACAGGAGGGCAAAGCCTTTACGAACATAAAGCACACCAGCACCCAAACATCTATGCATTTCCTAGCAGTGTAGATGTACCGCACTTTGCCCAAGCCAGAAAACTGAAAGCAGAACCAGCTCCTCAAGCTCATATTCCCCATCCCCGCATTGGCTTTTTTGGCGTGGTTGACGAACGGATGGATATCGAATTGCTGGGCGGGATTGCTAAAGCGCGTCCTGACTGGCATCTGGTGATCATTGGGCCTGTTGTGAAAATTGATCCCTCATTGCTGCCACAGTCCGAGAATATCCATTATCTCGGTGGTAAAGACTATCAACAACTACCTGCATATTTAGCAGGATGGGACTTGGCGATGCTGCCGTTTGCGCGCAACGAGTCAACCCGCTTTATTAGTCCCACAAAAACCCCAGAGTATCTTGCCGCTGGTAAACCTGTAGTGTCCACCTCAATTCGGGATGTGGTGCGTCCTTACGGAGAGACGAAGTTGGTGCGAATTGCCGACACGGTTGCGGAATTCGTCATCGCAGCAGAACAGGCAATGCAAGAAGACACCAAAGCATCGGGGTGGTTGAGTCGAGTCGATGCCTTTTTGGAGCAAATTTCATGGGATCGGACTTGGGCATCAATGATGAAATTGATAGATTCGGCGATTGCCACTCGCCAAAAGGAAGACAAAAATCATCATCAGGGTGCTATTGCCGGCAAACAATCACCAAAGATCATTACTAGAGACTTCGCCTTTGATTACCTAATTGTTGGTGCGGGTTTTTCTGGTAGCGTCATCGCTGAACGCTTGGCAAGTCAGTCTGGCAAGAAAGTGCTGATTGTCGACAAGCGAAATCACATCGGCGGCAATGCTTATGATCATTATGATGATCATGGCATTCTCGTACATAAATACGGACCCCACATCTTTCATACCAACTCCCGCGAAATCTTTGAATACCTCTCGCGCTTTACGCAGTGGCGGAGTTATGAACATCGTGTCCTTGCTAGCGTAGATGGACAACTCGTCCCCATACCCATCAACCTCGATACCATCAACAAACTCTATGGTATGGATCTCAATACATTTGAGGTGGAGGATTTTTTTAAGGCACTGGCTGAACCAAAAGAATACATCTACACCTCAGAAGATGTGGTGGTGAGCAAAGTCGGTCGAGTACTGTATGAAAAGTTCTTTCGCGGCTATACCCGCAAGCAATGGGGACTCGATCCATCGGAACTTGACAAATCGGTAATCGCTCGCATTCCCACCCGCAGCAATCGCGACGATCGCTATTTCACGGATACTTACCAAGCGATGCCACTGCATGGTTTTACCCGGATGTTCGAGAAGATATTAGCCCACCCCAATATTAAGGTGATGCTAAACACCGATTACCGGGAAATTAAGCAGGCAATACCTTGTGGTGAAATGGTGTACACGGGCCCGGTTGATGAGTTCTTTGATTACCGCTATGGTAAGTTACCTTATCGCTCCCTAGATTTCCAACACGAAACCCATAACGTCCCGGTATATCAACCAGCGCCAGTGATCAACTATCCAAACGAACACCTTTATACTCGTGTGACGGAGTTTAAATATCTGACTGGTCAGGAACACTCTAAAACTAGCATTGTTTACGAATTTCCTAAGGCTCAGGGAGATCCCTATTACCCTGTACCACGCCCAGAAAATCAGGAAATTTACAAGAAATATAAAGCGCTGGCAGATGCAACGCCGGGTATCCATTTTGTGGGACGGCTGGCGACCTACAAGTATTACAACATGGATCAATGCGTCGCTCAAGCTCTCTCTGTCTACAAACAAATCGCCGTCAAAGCTTGA
- the ndhI gene encoding NAD(P)H-quinone oxidoreductase subunit I, whose translation MFKFLKQVSDYAKHSFLAGRYIGQGLSVTFDHMNRRPITVQYPYEKLIPSERFRGRIHFEFDKCISCEVCVRVCPINLPVVDWEFNQEAKKKELKHYSIDFGVCIFCGNCVEFCPTNCLSFTEEYELSTYDRHELNLDNVAMGRLPYKVTDDPMVTPLRELVYLPKGVLDPHFLPPDGNRVGLLPSEILEQAVEDINDIKQ comes from the coding sequence ATGTTTAAATTTCTCAAACAAGTTAGCGATTATGCCAAACATAGCTTCCTAGCAGGTCGATATATTGGCCAAGGACTATCGGTTACTTTCGACCACATGAACCGTCGTCCAATTACTGTTCAATATCCTTATGAAAAACTGATTCCCTCTGAACGCTTCCGAGGTCGGATTCACTTTGAATTTGATAAGTGTATATCTTGCGAAGTTTGTGTTCGCGTATGCCCTATTAATCTACCGGTAGTAGATTGGGAATTTAATCAAGAAGCTAAGAAAAAAGAACTTAAACATTACAGTATTGACTTTGGGGTTTGTATTTTCTGCGGCAACTGTGTGGAATTTTGCCCAACAAACTGTTTGTCATTTACTGAAGAATATGAACTTTCTACTTATGATCGTCACGAATTGAATCTAGACAATGTGGCGATGGGAAGACTACCTTACAAAGTTACCGATGATCCAATGGTGACACCGCTACGCGAATTAGTCTACTTACCTAAAGGTGTGTTAGACCCTCACTTTCTTCCTCCTGATGGTAATCGAGTCGGTCTGCTGCCATCTGAGATTTTGGAACAAGCTGTAGAAGATATCAACGATATTAAACAGTAA